From a region of the Pristis pectinata isolate sPriPec2 chromosome 2, sPriPec2.1.pri, whole genome shotgun sequence genome:
- the lbx2 gene encoding transcription factor LBX2: MTTGVNLKSSPALQARFEERRRRSPLDHFPPPANSNKPLTPFSIEDILSKPSVKKNSHLCPSGRSGPAEKVSGAGSTRNGLPPQTSPLCALEELASKTFKGLELSVIQAAEGRDHVTTFGQRQTSKKRRKSRTAFTNHQIYELEKRFLYQKYLSPADRDQIAQQLGLTNAQVITWFQNRRAKLKRDLEEMKADVESLKKLPPQQLEKLVHMEEFPEEGAGSKADSSDLSPKLSPVSGLGPFPSSPQCSSRDQTTDEFSEDEEIDVDD; the protein is encoded by the exons ATGACTACAGGAGTGAATCTGAAATCGAGTCCCGCTCTGCAAGCGAGGTTCGAGGAGCGGAGACGGCGCAGTCCTTTGGATCACTTCCCGCCCCCGGCGAACTCTAATAAGCCCCTCACTCCGTTTAGCATCGAAGATATCCTGAGCAAGCCCTCGGTGAAAAAAAACTCGCACCTCTGTCCGTCTGGCCGCTCGGGGCCGGCCGAGAAAGTATCCGGCGCCGGCTCCACACGGAACGGGCTCCCTCCTCAGACCTCACCGCTCTGCGCCCTCGAAGAACTCGCCAGCAAAACCTTCAAAGGTCTGGAACTGAGTGTGATACAGGCAGCCGAAG GCCGAGATCACGTAACCACATTTGGTCAAAGGCAAACCTCGAAAAAGAGACGGAAGTCGCGCACCGCTTTCACGAACCACCAGATTTACGAGTTGGAAAAGAGATTCCTTTACCAAAAGTACTTATCTCCCGCCGACAGAGATCAAATAGCTCAGCAACTGGGTCTGACCAACGCTCAGGTAATAACGTGGTTCCAGAACCGGAGGGCCAAACTCAAGCGCGACCTGGAGGAGATGAAAGCGGACGTTGAGTCCCTCAAAAAACTACCGCCGCAGCAGTTGGAGAAGCTTGTTCACATGGAGGAGTTCCCGGAGGAAGGCGCCGGCTCCAAGGCCGACTCCTCGGACCTATCCCCCAAACTCTCCCCGGTGTCCGGACTTGGGCCCTTTCCCAGCTCGCCCCAATGCTCCTCGAGAGACCAGACTACGGACGAATTCTCTGAAGACGAGGAAATAGACGTGGACGATTGA